A region from the Lysobacter sp. BMK333-48F3 genome encodes:
- a CDS encoding cation diffusion facilitator family transporter, translating into MAGGGDSTRAILFALGANFAIAVSKGVAAFFTGSSAMLAETVHSLADCGNQGLLILGLKQSKRPPSPDYPLGYGKAIYFWSFLVAVMLFTVGGMFSLYEGIHKLQHPEPLKQWWWAAGVLTFGIVAEAISMRACLQEVAKARGQRTLWQWFRESRQAELVVIFGEDLAALLGLVLALAAVIMTVVTGNPIWDAIGTVSIGALLIIVAVFVAIEVKAMLIGQSVDPLRQQQIREFLDARPEVARVISVITLQLGNEVMVSVQAQMREEHSVAGLTEQINTVERAMKQAFPEVRWSFFEPDVARGD; encoded by the coding sequence ATGGCAGGTGGTGGTGATTCGACCCGCGCGATTCTGTTCGCGCTAGGCGCCAATTTCGCGATCGCGGTGTCCAAGGGCGTGGCGGCGTTCTTCACCGGCTCCAGTGCGATGCTGGCCGAGACCGTCCACTCGCTGGCCGACTGCGGCAACCAGGGCCTGCTGATCCTGGGCCTGAAGCAGTCCAAGCGCCCGCCGTCGCCGGACTACCCGTTGGGCTACGGCAAGGCGATCTATTTCTGGTCGTTCCTGGTCGCGGTGATGCTGTTCACCGTCGGCGGCATGTTCTCGCTGTACGAAGGCATCCACAAACTGCAGCACCCCGAACCGCTGAAGCAGTGGTGGTGGGCGGCCGGCGTGCTGACCTTCGGCATCGTCGCCGAGGCGATCTCGATGCGCGCCTGCCTGCAGGAAGTGGCCAAGGCCCGCGGCCAGCGCACCTTGTGGCAATGGTTCCGCGAAAGCCGCCAGGCCGAACTGGTGGTGATCTTCGGCGAAGACCTCGCCGCGCTGCTGGGCCTGGTGCTGGCGCTGGCCGCGGTGATCATGACCGTGGTCACCGGCAACCCGATCTGGGACGCCATCGGCACCGTCAGCATCGGCGCGCTGCTGATCATCGTCGCGGTGTTCGTCGCGATCGAGGTCAAGGCGATGCTGATCGGCCAGAGCGTGGACCCGCTGCGCCAGCAGCAGATCCGCGAGTTCCTCGACGCGCGCCCGGAAGTGGCGCGGGTGATCAGCGTGATCACCCTGCAGCTGGGCAACGAGGTGATGGTCTCGGTGCAGGCGCAGATGCGCGAAGAGCACAGCGTGGCCGGGCTGACCGAGCAGATCAACACGGTCGAACGGGCGATGAAGCAGGCCTTCCCGGAAGTGCGCTGGAGCTTCTTCGAGCCCGACGTCGCGCGCGGCGACTGA
- a CDS encoding DUF1963 domain-containing protein, whose product MKTGQAVLLSMAIVAAAAAALGGVGYLAYRQLDDNVAQPSRAGLEDAAGEARSAAGPSAGDSGKGGGCAIQDPDASARAVLAPVAAAVQASQRPVARIELSELKTDAPRSSKVGGRAYWAAGRDYPRDPQGRPLFLLAQIDFAELPAMPGYPRQGLLQFFVAADDYYGAGLDRAHGEDRMQALTEPRGFRVVYWPRIDAAAVAPPAEALKGEGLPFDPARPRRIRFVADHETIGGNDAGFERVLGREVDGLIADYRKLHPDADAEELGDDVAAYLERAGHKLGGYPDFTQSDPRAAGDRRVLLLQLDSDEALMWGDSGIANFFIDPDDLARADFSRVAYHWDCY is encoded by the coding sequence ATGAAGACCGGCCAAGCGGTATTGCTGTCGATGGCGATCGTGGCGGCCGCTGCGGCGGCCCTGGGCGGGGTGGGCTACCTGGCCTATCGGCAACTCGACGACAACGTGGCGCAACCCAGCCGGGCGGGGCTTGAAGATGCCGCCGGCGAAGCGCGCAGCGCGGCCGGGCCGTCGGCAGGGGACAGCGGCAAGGGCGGCGGCTGCGCGATCCAGGACCCGGACGCGAGCGCCCGCGCGGTGCTGGCGCCGGTGGCCGCCGCGGTCCAGGCCAGCCAGCGGCCGGTGGCGCGGATCGAGCTGAGCGAACTGAAAACCGATGCGCCGCGATCGAGCAAGGTCGGCGGCCGCGCCTATTGGGCGGCCGGGCGCGACTATCCGCGCGATCCACAGGGCCGGCCGCTGTTCCTGCTGGCGCAGATCGATTTCGCCGAACTGCCGGCGATGCCGGGCTACCCGCGCCAGGGGCTGTTGCAGTTCTTCGTCGCCGCCGACGATTACTACGGCGCCGGTCTGGATCGCGCCCACGGCGAGGACCGCATGCAGGCGCTGACCGAGCCGCGCGGTTTCCGCGTCGTGTACTGGCCGCGCATCGACGCCGCCGCGGTCGCGCCGCCGGCCGAGGCGCTGAAGGGCGAGGGCCTGCCGTTCGATCCGGCCCGGCCGCGGCGGATCCGTTTCGTCGCCGACCACGAGACCATCGGCGGCAACGACGCCGGTTTCGAGCGCGTGCTGGGGCGCGAGGTCGACGGCCTGATCGCCGACTACCGCAAGCTCCATCCGGACGCCGACGCCGAGGAACTCGGCGACGACGTCGCCGCCTACCTGGAGCGCGCCGGGCACAAGCTCGGCGGCTACCCGGATTTCACCCAGTCCGACCCGCGCGCCGCCGGCGACCGGCGCGTGCTGCTGTTGCAACTCGACAGCGACGAGGCGCTGATGTGGGGCGATTCGGGCATCGCCAACTTCTTCATCGACCCCGACGACCTGGCCCGCGCCGACTTCAGCCGCGTCGCCTACCACTGGGACTGTTACTGA
- a CDS encoding TonB-dependent siderophore receptor translates to MPAKMCFSPLALGLAAVVLAVSAPARADDEATRLDAVVVVADRASTATKTDTRLIETPQSISVIGMEQAADRGAQNLQEVLRYSAGAVAEAYGLDTRSDVALVRGFSPVSFLDGMTRQIGSSLVPRPELYTLERLELLRGPSSMLYGAGGSGGVLNQVSKRPQFQRAGEIGLSLGSHQRRQLQFDLTGPLDAAGTLAGRIVGVARDAQLQTDRLPDDRRVLAPSLTWRPSDATTLSLLGLWQHDRSGSSQQFLPVVATLHAPPGRRLPSHRLLGEPQADRLDSRQSSAALLFEHAFSDALRLNSALRYARSRTRFTEIYPDVYSNPADPFIDPAKRVLARSAYISNPDIATLTSDHNLQAEFATGALRHTVLAGIDYLRFRQTATTGFGATTPIDAYAPVYGDFVLPALSRQPRQDQSQLGVYLQDQIRWGRATAVLGARRDRARTQVEGQAQIEDYATSYRAGLIVDAGRGFSPYLSYSESFLPIGSLDFFNQPFKPQRGRQYELGLKWQPRAQTLLTLAAYDIREKNRQTNDPENVLNSVQTGEVSAKGVEFEASHRFDGGFYLTASYSHNRAEVARSNFAAEVGRQLADVPKRLASAWGVKQFDWGDDGRIRLGLGLREVGPTLSIGGNGQLRTPGYTLADALVAFERPQWSFALNLTNLADKQYYAPCRAFGDCFTGNGRNVTGTVTYRF, encoded by the coding sequence ATGCCTGCAAAAATGTGCTTTTCCCCGCTCGCCCTCGGTCTCGCCGCCGTCGTGCTCGCCGTGTCCGCGCCGGCGCGCGCCGACGACGAGGCCACCCGCCTGGATGCGGTGGTGGTGGTCGCCGACCGCGCCAGCACCGCGACCAAGACCGATACGCGCCTGATCGAAACGCCGCAGTCGATCAGCGTGATCGGCATGGAGCAGGCCGCCGACCGCGGCGCGCAGAACCTGCAGGAAGTCCTGCGCTACTCGGCCGGCGCGGTGGCCGAGGCCTACGGCCTGGACACCCGCAGCGACGTGGCGCTGGTGCGCGGTTTCTCGCCGGTATCGTTCCTCGACGGCATGACCCGCCAGATCGGCTCCAGCCTGGTGCCGCGGCCCGAGCTGTACACCCTGGAGCGGCTGGAACTGCTGCGCGGCCCCTCGTCGATGCTGTACGGCGCCGGCGGCTCCGGCGGCGTGCTCAACCAGGTCAGCAAGCGCCCGCAGTTCCAGCGCGCCGGCGAAATCGGCCTGAGCCTGGGCAGCCACCAGCGCCGGCAGCTGCAGTTCGACCTCACCGGCCCGCTCGACGCCGCCGGCACCCTGGCCGGGCGCATCGTCGGCGTGGCCCGCGATGCGCAACTGCAGACCGATCGCCTGCCCGACGATCGCCGGGTGCTGGCGCCGTCGCTGACCTGGCGTCCGTCGGACGCCACCACGCTGAGCTTGCTCGGCCTGTGGCAGCACGACCGCAGCGGGTCCAGCCAGCAGTTCCTGCCGGTCGTGGCGACCCTGCACGCGCCGCCCGGCCGGCGCCTGCCTTCGCACCGCCTGCTCGGCGAGCCGCAGGCCGACCGCCTCGACAGTCGCCAGTCCAGCGCCGCGCTGCTGTTCGAACACGCCTTCTCCGACGCGCTGCGGCTCAACAGCGCACTGCGTTACGCCCGTTCGCGCACGCGCTTCACCGAGATCTATCCGGACGTGTACTCCAATCCGGCCGATCCTTTCATCGACCCGGCCAAGCGGGTGCTGGCGCGTTCGGCGTACATCAGCAATCCCGACATCGCCACCCTGACCAGCGACCACAACCTGCAGGCCGAGTTCGCCACCGGCGCGCTGCGCCACACCGTGCTCGCCGGCATCGACTACCTGCGCTTCCGCCAGACCGCCACCACCGGCTTCGGCGCGACCACGCCGATCGACGCCTACGCGCCGGTGTACGGCGATTTCGTCCTGCCCGCATTGAGCCGGCAGCCGCGCCAGGACCAGAGCCAGCTCGGCGTGTACCTGCAGGACCAGATCCGCTGGGGCCGGGCGACCGCGGTGCTCGGCGCGCGCCGCGACCGCGCCCGCACCCAGGTCGAAGGCCAGGCGCAGATCGAGGACTACGCGACCAGCTACCGCGCCGGCCTGATCGTCGACGCCGGGCGCGGTTTCTCGCCCTACCTCAGCTACAGCGAGTCGTTCCTGCCGATCGGCAGCCTGGATTTCTTCAACCAGCCGTTCAAGCCGCAACGCGGGCGCCAGTACGAACTGGGCCTGAAATGGCAGCCGCGCGCGCAGACCCTGCTGACCCTGGCCGCTTACGACATCCGCGAAAAGAACCGCCAGACCAACGACCCGGAGAACGTGCTCAACTCGGTGCAGACCGGCGAAGTCAGCGCCAAGGGCGTCGAGTTCGAGGCCAGCCATCGCTTCGACGGCGGCTTCTACCTCACCGCCAGCTACAGCCATAACCGCGCCGAGGTCGCGCGCAGCAACTTCGCTGCGGAGGTTGGCCGCCAACTCGCCGACGTGCCCAAGCGCCTGGCCTCGGCCTGGGGCGTGAAGCAGTTCGACTGGGGCGACGACGGCCGCATCCGCCTGGGCCTGGGCCTGCGCGAGGTCGGCCCGACCCTGTCGATCGGCGGCAACGGCCAACTGCGCACGCCGGGCTACACCCTGGCCGACGCGCTGGTCGCGTTCGAGCGCCCGCAGTGGTCGTTCGCGCTGAACCTGACCAACCTCGCCGACAAGCAGTACTACGCGCCGTGCCGGGCCTTCGGCGATTGCTTCACCGGCAACGGCCGCAACGTCACCGGGACGGTGACCTACCGGTTCTGA
- the creB gene encoding two-component system response regulator CreB — MRILLVEDESAIADTVLYALRAEGYEAVHCLTGGEALREAARVAFDLAVLDVGLPDIGGFALCRELRRERDLPVIFLTAQNAEADRILGLEIGADDYVTKPFSPRELATRVRVVLRRVRPGGGEAAPAEDGFVHDPEGKRIRYRGQALDLTRYEYGLLAALLQRPGAVLSRAQLMDRVWGDALDSGDRTVDTHIKTLRAKLREVAADADPIRTHRGLGYSLDNG, encoded by the coding sequence ATGCGCATCCTCCTGGTAGAAGACGAATCCGCCATCGCCGACACCGTGCTGTACGCCCTGCGTGCGGAAGGCTACGAGGCGGTGCATTGCCTGACCGGGGGCGAGGCGCTGCGCGAGGCGGCGCGGGTGGCGTTCGACCTGGCGGTGCTGGACGTCGGCCTGCCCGACATCGGCGGCTTCGCCTTGTGCCGCGAGTTGCGCCGCGAGCGCGATCTGCCGGTGATCTTCCTGACCGCGCAGAACGCCGAGGCCGACCGCATCCTCGGCCTGGAGATCGGCGCCGACGATTACGTGACCAAGCCGTTCTCGCCGCGCGAGCTGGCGACCCGGGTGCGGGTGGTGCTGCGCCGGGTGCGGCCCGGCGGCGGCGAGGCGGCGCCGGCCGAGGACGGCTTCGTCCACGACCCCGAGGGCAAGCGGATCCGCTACCGCGGCCAGGCGCTGGACCTGACCCGCTACGAATACGGCCTGCTGGCGGCGTTGTTGCAGCGGCCGGGCGCGGTGCTGTCGCGCGCGCAGCTGATGGACCGGGTCTGGGGCGACGCGCTGGACAGCGGCGACCGCACCGTCGACACCCATATCAAGACCCTGCGCGCCAAGCTGCGCGAGGTCGCCGCCGACGCCGACCCGATCCGCACCCATCGCGGCCTGGGTTACTCGCTCGACAACGGTTGA
- a CDS encoding GNAT family N-acetyltransferase translates to MAQPATESARLRRYRTSDRAACLALFSGNVPEYFAELERADFVATLDDIADYWVLEAPGEGVVACGGYAPVEREPRTAALCWGMVRRDLHRRGLGERLLRERLRRLDRDPAYARVLLETTQHSCGFYARYGFVAVREVRDGFAPGFDLVEMRRATPHADPARR, encoded by the coding sequence ATGGCGCAGCCCGCAACCGAATCAGCGCGTCTGCGCCGGTACCGCACCAGCGACCGCGCGGCCTGCCTGGCGTTGTTTTCCGGCAACGTGCCGGAGTATTTCGCCGAACTCGAACGCGCCGACTTCGTCGCCACTCTCGACGACATCGCCGACTACTGGGTGCTGGAAGCGCCCGGTGAGGGCGTGGTCGCCTGCGGCGGCTATGCGCCGGTCGAGCGGGAACCCCGCACGGCGGCGTTGTGCTGGGGCATGGTGCGGCGCGACCTGCACCGGCGCGGGCTGGGCGAACGCCTGCTGCGCGAACGCCTGCGACGCCTGGATCGCGATCCGGCCTATGCCCGGGTGTTGCTGGAAACCACCCAGCACAGCTGCGGCTTCTACGCCCGCTACGGCTTCGTCGCGGTGCGCGAGGTGCGCGACGGCTTCGCCCCGGGATTCGATCTGGTCGAGATGCGCCGCGCCACGCCGCACGCGGACCCAGCGCGGCGATAA
- a CDS encoding GNAT family N-acetyltransferase produces MATRERLPPWHERQRLPNGREVLIRPVRPEDAEPLRAGFALLQPDEVRQRFLYALKELTPEMAERFTRIDPRTEFALVAAEPFPPGEALVGAVARIAVDERTRDAEFAILVSRYIANMGLGRYLMTRLVKWARGKKVHRLYGDVFEHNAPMLSLAQSLGFEREFQQDSPGLIRVVLDLRAKPPSQAEGLGDAELGDEAEPDRDEPSSG; encoded by the coding sequence ATGGCCACGCGTGAACGATTGCCGCCCTGGCACGAACGCCAGCGTCTCCCCAACGGACGCGAGGTGTTGATACGCCCGGTCCGGCCCGAAGATGCCGAGCCCTTGCGGGCCGGCTTCGCCCTGTTGCAGCCCGACGAAGTGCGTCAGCGCTTCTTGTATGCGCTGAAGGAGCTCACGCCGGAAATGGCCGAGCGCTTCACCCGCATCGATCCGCGCACCGAGTTCGCCCTGGTCGCCGCCGAACCCTTCCCTCCCGGCGAAGCCCTGGTCGGCGCGGTCGCGCGGATCGCCGTCGACGAGCGCACCCGCGACGCCGAGTTCGCGATCCTGGTCAGCCGCTACATCGCCAACATGGGCCTGGGCCGCTACCTGATGACCCGGCTGGTGAAGTGGGCGCGCGGCAAGAAGGTGCATCGGCTGTACGGCGACGTGTTCGAGCACAACGCGCCGATGCTGTCGCTGGCGCAGTCGCTGGGCTTCGAACGCGAATTCCAGCAGGACTCGCCGGGATTGATCCGGGTGGTGCTGGACCTGCGCGCCAAGCCGCCGTCGCAGGCCGAAGGCCTGGGCGATGCGGAGCTGGGCGACGAGGCCGAGCCCGATCGGGACGAACCCTCGTCCGGCTGA
- the rlmJ gene encoding 23S rRNA (adenine(2030)-N(6))-methyltransferase RlmJ, with translation MNYRHAFHAGNHADVLKHVALLALCDALTVKPAPVFALDTHAGRGLYPLDGNSAQRTGEAEGGIGRLIAEAPKQPAIARYLAAVRACRSVHGPAAYPGSPWLLAHALREDDRIAACELQPEEAGQLKQHFHADPRMAVHARDGYAAMKALLPPKIGAARYNRGLVLIDPPYEAQLDEFDTALAALREGLARWPQGCYALWYPIKRRRALQPFYRRAAALPAKSILTVELLVRADDSPLRMNGSGLLLLNAPWQLDATLSAALPALARTLGETDAAEGALNWLKRPD, from the coding sequence ATGAACTACCGCCACGCCTTCCACGCCGGCAACCACGCCGATGTGCTCAAACACGTCGCCCTGCTGGCCCTGTGCGACGCGCTGACCGTCAAGCCGGCGCCGGTGTTCGCGCTGGACACCCACGCCGGGCGCGGGCTGTATCCGCTGGACGGCAATTCGGCCCAGCGCACCGGCGAGGCCGAGGGCGGGATCGGGCGGCTGATCGCCGAGGCGCCGAAGCAGCCGGCGATCGCGCGTTACCTGGCCGCGGTGCGGGCCTGCCGCAGCGTGCACGGCCCGGCCGCCTACCCGGGGTCGCCCTGGCTGCTGGCCCACGCCCTGCGCGAAGACGACCGCATCGCCGCCTGCGAGCTGCAGCCGGAAGAAGCCGGCCAGCTCAAACAGCATTTCCACGCCGACCCGCGCATGGCCGTGCACGCCCGCGACGGCTATGCGGCGATGAAGGCGCTGCTGCCGCCGAAGATCGGCGCGGCCCGCTACAACCGCGGCCTGGTCCTGATCGACCCGCCCTACGAAGCCCAGCTCGACGAGTTCGACACCGCCCTGGCGGCGCTGCGCGAGGGCCTGGCCCGCTGGCCGCAGGGCTGTTACGCGCTGTGGTACCCGATCAAGCGCCGGCGCGCGCTGCAGCCGTTCTACCGCCGCGCCGCGGCGTTGCCGGCCAAGTCGATCCTGACCGTCGAACTGCTGGTGCGCGCCGACGATTCGCCGCTGCGCATGAACGGCAGCGGCCTGTTGCTGCTCAACGCGCCCTGGCAGTTGGACGCGACCTTGTCCGCGGCGCTGCCGGCGCTGGCCCGCACCCTGGGCGAGACCGACGCCGCCGAGGGCGCGTTGAACTGGCTCAAGCGGCCCGACTGA